In Afipia sp. GAS231, a single window of DNA contains:
- a CDS encoding ABC transporter permease produces MSRDSAKALVLPVAVLVAFEVWARATHLQSDSLAPPSQIMLALAEAFADFSILTATRDTLFAAFAGLAIGSIIGLALGIAFGLSNTLNRLMEVTVEAIRPIPSIALLPIALIALGFGYRMEIVIVAFACVWPILILSRAAVCSIEPRLMEVARALRLPPAQRVWKIIIPAALPRIFVAFRLAAGIALIVAVTVEIAINPIGLGAGIMLAQQALRADLMLAYLVWIGAIGYALNILLVVAQRRLFGRAALSGDSA; encoded by the coding sequence GTGAGCCGAGACTCGGCAAAGGCGCTGGTGCTGCCGGTCGCGGTGCTGGTGGCGTTCGAGGTCTGGGCGCGCGCCACACATCTGCAAAGCGACAGCCTCGCCCCGCCAAGCCAGATCATGCTGGCGCTCGCCGAGGCCTTTGCCGATTTCTCAATCCTGACCGCCACGCGCGACACGTTGTTTGCAGCCTTCGCAGGCCTTGCGATCGGCAGCATCATCGGTCTGGCGCTCGGGATCGCCTTCGGGCTTTCCAACACGCTCAACCGCCTGATGGAAGTGACGGTCGAGGCGATCCGGCCGATCCCCTCCATTGCCCTGCTGCCGATCGCGCTGATCGCGCTCGGCTTCGGCTACCGCATGGAAATCGTCATCGTTGCCTTTGCCTGCGTCTGGCCGATCCTGATCCTGAGCCGCGCCGCCGTGTGCAGCATCGAGCCGCGGCTGATGGAGGTTGCGCGTGCGCTGCGACTGCCGCCGGCGCAGCGGGTCTGGAAGATCATCATCCCCGCCGCCCTGCCGCGCATCTTCGTGGCGTTCCGGCTGGCGGCCGGCATCGCGCTGATCGTTGCCGTCACCGTCGAAATCGCGATCAATCCGATCGGCCTCGGCGCCGGCATCATGCTGGCGCAGCAGGCGCTGCGCGCCGACCTGATGCTGGCCTATCTGGTCTGGATCGGCGCGATCGGCTACGCGCTCAATATCCTGCTGGTGGTGGCGCAGCGCCGCCTGTTCGGCCGTGCCGCGTTGAGCGGAGACAGCGCATGA
- a CDS encoding ABC transporter ATP-binding protein → MRLDPVPGAPAPQIAFTDATLELGGKTIIENLSLGVQPGEFLCIVGASGCGKTTALRLAAGLYQPTSGKVTFDGQPMREPRREIAIVFQDYGKALLPWRTAAGNVSLALEAAGMPAAERPARIEELLRTVGLPGHAGKYPAEMSGGMQQRLQIARCLAQEPKTLLMDEPFGALDAMTRQGLQDEVLSLVAASGATVIFVTHDLDEAIYLGDRVIGLLPHPGRIGIELPVNLPRPRDQLSTREHPEFLRLRRQLFDFIKATEQ, encoded by the coding sequence ATGCGGCTCGATCCCGTCCCCGGCGCTCCCGCGCCGCAGATCGCGTTTACCGATGCGACGCTCGAGCTTGGCGGCAAGACCATCATCGAGAATCTGAGCCTCGGCGTCCAACCCGGCGAATTCCTTTGCATTGTCGGCGCGTCGGGCTGCGGCAAGACCACGGCGCTGCGGCTGGCGGCGGGGCTCTATCAGCCGACAAGCGGCAAGGTGACGTTCGACGGCCAGCCGATGCGCGAGCCACGCCGCGAGATCGCGATCGTGTTTCAGGACTACGGCAAGGCGCTGCTGCCGTGGCGCACCGCCGCCGGCAACGTCTCGCTGGCGTTGGAGGCCGCAGGCATGCCCGCCGCCGAGCGCCCTGCCCGGATCGAGGAATTGCTGCGCACCGTCGGCCTGCCCGGCCACGCCGGCAAATATCCGGCCGAGATGTCCGGCGGCATGCAGCAGCGCCTGCAGATCGCCCGCTGCCTGGCGCAGGAACCGAAGACGCTTTTGATGGACGAGCCGTTCGGCGCGCTGGATGCGATGACGCGGCAGGGATTGCAGGACGAAGTGCTGTCGCTGGTGGCGGCGAGCGGCGCCACCGTCATCTTCGTGACCCATGACCTCGACGAGGCGATCTACCTCGGCGACCGCGTCATCGGCCTGTTGCCGCATCCCGGCCGGATCGGCATCGAACTGCCGGTCAACCTGCCGCGCCCGCGCGACCAGTTGTCGACCCGCGAGCATCCGGAATTTTTGCGGCTGCGGCGGCAATTGTTCGACTTCATCAAGGCAACCGAACAGTGA
- a CDS encoding ABC transporter permease — protein sequence MKSTALLWRLASFAVAAGFIALWQLIASLKLVSPVFLPGPDRAWASLVRGLSTGDLATKLAGTIEHMAYGWLAASIAGIALGALIGSSPKMRTYVAPSLEFLRPLPVSAIIPVAIAMLGLTQAMALFVISFGAIWPIMLATIHGFAAVEPRLYEVARSLQMSKLAVIFKIALPSASPDILAGMRLSLTVALILAVVCEILAGLDGLGHWVLLSARAFRSADLFAGVILLGVTGYVTSVAMSFAEHRLLAWQSSQR from the coding sequence ATGAAATCGACCGCTCTTCTCTGGCGCCTGGCGAGTTTTGCGGTGGCCGCCGGCTTCATTGCGCTCTGGCAACTGATCGCCAGCCTGAAACTGGTGTCGCCGGTATTCCTGCCCGGGCCCGACCGCGCCTGGGCCTCGCTGGTACGCGGATTGTCGACCGGAGACCTCGCAACCAAGCTCGCGGGCACGATCGAACACATGGCCTATGGCTGGCTCGCCGCGTCCATTGCCGGCATCGCTCTCGGCGCCCTGATCGGATCGTCGCCGAAGATGCGGACCTATGTGGCGCCGTCGCTGGAGTTTTTACGGCCGCTGCCGGTCTCGGCGATCATCCCGGTTGCGATCGCGATGCTCGGGCTGACCCAGGCGATGGCGCTGTTCGTGATTTCGTTCGGCGCGATCTGGCCGATCATGCTGGCGACCATTCATGGCTTCGCCGCGGTGGAACCGCGCCTCTACGAAGTCGCGCGGTCGCTGCAGATGTCAAAGCTCGCGGTGATCTTCAAGATCGCGTTGCCCTCGGCGAGCCCAGACATTCTCGCCGGCATGCGCCTCAGCCTGACAGTGGCGCTGATCCTGGCCGTGGTCTGCGAAATCCTGGCCGGCCTCGACGGGCTCGGCCACTGGGTGCTGCTCTCGGCGCGGGCCTTTCGCTCCGCCGACCTGTTCGCCGGCGTTATCCTGCTCGGCGTCACCGGTTACGTCACGTCGGTGGCGATGTCGTTCGCGGAGCACCGGCTGTTGGCGTGGCAGTCCTCTCAGCGCTGA